In Pseudorasbora parva isolate DD20220531a chromosome 20, ASM2467924v1, whole genome shotgun sequence, a single window of DNA contains:
- the LOC137049034 gene encoding gastrula zinc finger protein XlCGF57.1-like — protein sequence MGKTADLTAVQKAVIDTLKREDLMALKEESQDLNEIEEKDQDKIHNDLITEEKSFNCSQTEKTTSGKRAQKTGTIGNFPCHLCGLCFKKHSKLQVHMRVHTRRKRHPCQQCGITFDYQGNLKTHMRIHTGERPYTCQQCGVTFNQKGNLKVHMKIHTGEKPYSCQQCGKSFRQIAHLKYHMDSHSAVRKPYSCQQCRKSFSLKASLQVHMRVHTGEQPFTCPQCGKSFSQNEHSKCPMTICTAEKPFTCPQCGKSFSGNGNLKAHMRIHTREKSFICPQCGKSFSRDENLKSHMKIHTGEKSFICPHCRDSFSQDGNLKSHMKIHTGEK from the exons atgggtaagactgccgacctgactgctgttcAGAAGGCcgtcattgacaccctcaagcgagagg ACCTGATGGCGTTGAAAGAGGAGAGTCAAGATCTGAATGAAATAGAAGAGAAAGATCAGGACAAGATACATAATGATTTAATAACTGAAGAAAAATCTTTCAATTGCTCACAGACTGAAAAAACTACTTCAGGAAAAAGGGCTCAAAAGACAGGGACTATAGGTAATTTCCCCTGCCATCTGTGTGGACTATGCTTCAAAAAGCATTCTAAACTTCaagtccacatgagagttcacactagAAGGAAGCGTCAcccctgccaacagtgtggaataACTTTCGATTACCAAGGAAACCTTAAAacccacatgagaattcacactggagaaaggccttacacctgccaacagtgtggagtGACTTTTAATCAAAAAGGAAACCTTAAAGTTCATATgaaaattcacactggagagaagccttactcctgccaacagtgtggaaagagtttcaggcAAATAGCACACCTTAAATACCACATGGATAGTCACAGTGCGGTTCGGAAGCCTTACTCTTGCCAACAGTGTAGGAAGAGTTTCAGTCTAAAGGCCAGCCTTCAAGTCCACATGAGGGTTCACACTGGAGAGCAGCCTTTCACttgccctcagtgtggaaagagtttcagtcaAAACGAACATTCAAAATGCCCAATGACAATTTGCACTGCGGAGAAGCCGTTCACgtgccctcagtgtggaaagagtttcagtggAAATGGAAACCTTAAAGCCcatatgagaattcacactAGAGAGAAGTCTTTCATCTGCCCtcagtgtgggaagagtttcagtCGAGATGAAAACCTTAAATCCCACATgaaaattcacactggagagaagtcTTTCATCTGCCCTCACTGTAGAGACAGTTTCAGTCAGGATGGAAACCTTAAATCCCACATGAAAATTCACACTGGGGAGAAATAG
- the LOC137049035 gene encoding zinc finger protein 585A-like has product MKFEETFGVKHEETEEQTRMVFIKEESEDVKFEETLRVKHEETEEQTKMVFIKEESEDVKIEHVFSLKHEVTNEEQTDLMPLKEVRLELNEMEEKDLYEMHHDFISEEKSFSCSQTKKTSTRKRAQKKGTFHPQCGKSFNQHKVHMQVHTGEKPFTCQQCGKMFTGKGSLKIHMRIHTGEKPYTCQQCGKSFTEKWRLKAHMRIHTGEKPYTCQQCGKSFNGKDSLKVHMRIHTGEKPYTCQQCGKNYALNASLKAHMRVHTGENPYTCQQCGNSFTKIGNLKRHMRVHTGEKHYTCQQCGKSFTKIENLNRHMSVHTGEKPYICQQCGKRFTKIGSLNRHMRVHTEEKPCTCQQCGKSFRHKGNLEVHMNIHSGKKDFTCMQCGKGFTQKGYLKVHMKIHSGEKDFSCQQCGKSFTQKGHLKRHMRDHTGEKPYTCPHCGESFTKIRNLTVHMRVHTGGKDFTCQQCGKSLTRKGSLKAHMRIHTGEKPYSCQQCGKSFTQKGHLEVHMKNPCDTLIKMEFIKEETEDLKIENVFSLKHEETEKQTKKEESEDIKIEETLSVKLEETEEQTDLMALKESSHEPNEREEERDHYDKHHDFMPGKRSTQAKKTSSQIRAQKTETKSYLICQQCGKSFRRKGNLKVHMRIHTGEKPYICQQCGKRFRRKGNLNDHMRIHTEESPYTCQQCGKSFAPGVSLKRHMRVHTGEKPYTCQQCGKSFTDKGSLKFHMRIHTGEKPYICQQCGKSFTHKGNLTVHMRVHTGESPYTCQQCGMSFVRKVNLNRHMRFHTGEIPYTCPQCGKSFTEKSYLEVHMQIHTGEKPYTCQQCGKSFRLKGKLDRHTRIHTGEKPFTCQQCGKSFTEKESLRGHMNIHTGDNPFTCDQCGKSFRYKGTLNNHMTIHTGEKPFICEQCGKNFRHKFTLNNHMRIHTGEKPFICDQCGKGFRFKNNLKCHSRIHCRENM; this is encoded by the exons ACCTGATGCCGCTGAAAGAGGTGCGTCTAGAATTGAATGAAATGGAAGAGAAAGATCTCTATGAAATGCATCATGATTTCATATCTGAAGAAAAATCTTTTAGTTGTTCACAGACTAAAAAGACTTCCACACGAAAAAGAGCTCAAAAGAAAGGAACTTTTCaccctcagtgtggaaagagcttCAATCAACATAAAGTCCACATGcaagttcacactggagaaaagccTTTCACTTGTCAACAGTGTGGGAAAATGTTCACTGGAAAAGGGAGTCTTAAaatccacatgagaattcacactggagagaaaccttacacctgccaacagtgtgggaaAAGTTTTACTGAAAAATGGAGACTTAAAgcccacatgagaattcacactggagagaagccttacacctgccaacaatgTGGGAAAAGTTTCAATGGAAAAGATAGtcttaaagtccacatgagaatacacactggagagaaaccttacacctgccaacagtgtggaaaaaaTTACGCTCTAAATGCAAGCCTTAAAgcccacatgagagttcacactggagagaatccttacacctgccaacagtgtggaaataGTTTTACTAAAATAGGAAATCTTAAAAggcacatgagagttcacactggagagaagcattacacctgccaacagtgtggaaagagtttcactaaAATAGAAAACCTAAATAGGCACATGagcgttcacactggagagaagccttacatcTGTCAACAGTGTGGAAAACGTTTCACTAAAATAGGAAGCCTTAATAggcacatgagagttcacactgaagAGAAGCCTtgcacctgccaacagtgtggaaagagtttcagacATAAAGGAAACCTTGAAGTTCACATGAATATTCACTCTGGAAAGAAGGATTTCACCTGCATGCAGTGTGGAAAGGGTTTCACTCAAAAAGGGTATCTTAAAGTACACATGAAAATTCACTCTGGAGAGAAGGATTTTTCCTGCCAgcagtgtgggaagagtttcactCAAAAAGGACACCTTAAAAGGCACATGAGAGatcacactggagaaaagccttacacctgccctCACTGTGGAGAGAGTTTCACTAAAATAAGAAACCTTACagttcacatgagagttcacactggaggaaaagatttcacctgccagcaatgtggaaagagtttgactcgaaaaggaagccttaaagcccacatgagaattcacactggagagaagccttactcctgccaacagtgtggaaagagtttcactcaaaaAGGGCATCTTGAAGTACACATGAAAA ATCCATGTGACACACTTATAAAGAtggagtttattaaagaggagactGAAGACCTGAAGATTGAAAATGTATTCAGTTtgaaacatgaagaaactgagaaacaaacaaagaaagaggagagtgaagacataaagattgaagaaacattaAGTGTGAAACTtgaagaaactgaggaacaaacag ATCTCATGGCATTGAAAGAGTCAAGTCATGAACCTAATGAAAGGGAAGAAGAGAGAGACCATTATGATAAACATCATGACTTTATGCCTGGAAAAAGATCAACACAGGCTAAAAAGACTTCCTCACAAATAAGAGCTCAGAAGACAGAAACTAAAAGTTATTTaatctgccaacagtgtggaaagagtttcagacgtaaaggaaaccttaaagtccacatgagaattcacactggagagaagccttacatctgccaacagtgtggaaagcgTTTCAGACGTAAAGGAAACCTTAATgaccacatgagaattcacactgaaGAGAgcccttacacctgccaacagtgtggaaagagtttcgcTCCAGGTGTAAGCCTTAAAagacacatgagagttcacactggggagaagccttacacctgccaacagtgtggaaagagtttcactgaTAAAGGAAGCCTTAAAtttcacatgagaattcacactggagagaagccctacatctgccaacagtgtggaaagagttttactCATAAAGGAAACCTTACagttcacatgagagttcacactggagagagcccttacacctgccaacagtgtggaatgAGTTTTGTGCGTAAAGTAAACCTTAACAGGCACATGAGATTTCACACTGGAGAGATACCTTACACCTGCccacagtgtggaaagagtttcactgaaAAAAGTTACCTTGAAGTCCACATGcaaattcacactggagagaagccttacacctgccaacagtgtggaaagagtttcagacTTAAAGGAAAGCTGGACAGGCACACGAGAATtcatactggagagaagcctttcacctgccaacagtgtggaaagagtttcactgaaAAAGAAAGCCTTAGGGGACACATGAATATTCATACCGGAGATAATCCATTTacatgtgatcagtgtgggaagagttttCGATATAAAGGAACCCTTAATAACCACATGacaattcacactggagagaagccattcATATGTGAACAGTGTGGAAAGAATTTCAGACATAAATTTACCCTTAATaatcacatgagaattcacactggagagaagccattcATATGTGATCAGTGTGGAAAGGGTTTCAGATTTAAAAATAACCTTAAGTGTCACTCAAGGATTCACTGCAGAGAGAACATGTAG